The proteins below come from a single Chryseobacterium capnotolerans genomic window:
- a CDS encoding DUF3108 domain-containing protein, whose amino-acid sequence MKKILNLFAVLIFFLGSAQIDNIADGESITLRIHYGFLNAGTANLTTKKTTYKGEPHLYVKGTGQTTGAVKAFFKVEDLYESFIDSASGLPSYYVRNVREGSYRQHFETAFNHDNNTLILTDKKTPANGSKVIKSVKGVQDMLSCFYYLRSKRPDELKVGTVINMNVWIDDEMFPFQLKVIGTENLKTKFGTINCLKIIPSVKSGRVFKEKEGVTMWVSNDANHLPMLLKAELAVGSLKASIDDYKNVKYPLKFTK is encoded by the coding sequence ATGAAGAAAATTTTAAACCTTTTTGCCGTACTCATATTCTTTTTAGGCTCTGCCCAAATTGATAACATCGCAGATGGCGAATCCATCACTCTTAGAATCCATTATGGGTTCCTGAATGCCGGAACCGCTAACCTTACGACTAAAAAGACCACGTATAAAGGAGAGCCTCATCTATACGTAAAAGGGACCGGGCAGACTACCGGTGCCGTAAAAGCTTTCTTCAAAGTAGAAGACCTCTATGAAAGTTTTATTGACAGCGCAAGCGGATTGCCCAGCTATTATGTTCGAAACGTACGTGAAGGAAGCTATCGCCAGCATTTTGAAACTGCCTTTAATCATGATAACAATACTTTAATCTTAACAGATAAGAAAACACCAGCCAATGGTTCAAAGGTTATCAAATCTGTAAAAGGTGTTCAGGATATGCTTTCCTGTTTCTATTATCTGCGAAGCAAAAGGCCGGATGAGCTGAAAGTAGGAACTGTAATCAACATGAATGTATGGATTGATGATGAAATGTTTCCTTTTCAGCTTAAAGTAATAGGCACTGAGAATTTAAAAACAAAATTTGGGACGATCAATTGTTTAAAAATTATTCCTTCTGTAAAAAGCGGAAGAGTATTCAAAGAAAAAGAAGGGGTAACCATGTGGGTTTCCAATGATGCCAACCACTTGCCAATGCTCTTGAAAGCTGAATTAGCAGTAGGGTCGCTTAAAGCAAGTATTGATGATTACAAAAATGTAAAATATCCCTTAAAGTTTACCAAGTAA
- a CDS encoding 2Fe-2S iron-sulfur cluster-binding protein, producing MSDINIKITDREGVTHDVIAPTDMSMNLMEIIRSYELAEEGTIGVCGGMAMCASCQVYVINDPGLEPMGDEEDAMLAEAFHVKDNSRLGCQLHIADAMEGLEVEIAPYP from the coding sequence ATGTCAGATATTAATATTAAAATCACCGACAGAGAAGGTGTAACCCACGATGTTATAGCTCCAACGGATATGTCCATGAACTTAATGGAAATTATCCGTTCCTATGAATTGGCTGAAGAAGGTACTATTGGGGTATGTGGTGGAATGGCGATGTGTGCTTCATGCCAGGTTTATGTAATCAATGATCCGGGCTTAGAACCAATGGGAGATGAAGAAGATGCTATGCTTGCTGAAGCTTTCCATGTGAAAGATAATAGCCGATTAGGCTGTCAGCTGCATATTGCAGATGCCATGGAAGGGCTTGAAGTGGAAATTGCTCCTTATCCTTAG
- a CDS encoding NAD(P)/FAD-dependent oxidoreductase, whose translation MITTDILIIGAGPTGLFAVFEAGLLKMKCHIIDALPQPGGQLAELYPKKPIFDIPGYPSVNAGELVDNLMEQIKQFQPGFTLGETAVSYTKVDDEWFEVVTNKGTVHRCKAIAIAGGLGTFEPRKPTFENVADYEEKGLEYFVKEPEHFRNKKVVIAGGGDSALDWSIFLSNVASEVTLIHRRNEFRGALDSVEKVQDLKNEGKIKLITPAEVTGIRGDGKVEAITVQKDGEDAFEIETDYFIPLFGLTPKLGEIGNWGLNIEKNAIVVNNALDYQTNIEGIYAIGDINTYPGKLKLILCGFHEATLMCQSVYNRLNPGKKFVLKYTTVSGVDGFDGSRKEAEKAVVKKID comes from the coding sequence ATGATAACCACTGATATATTGATCATAGGGGCAGGTCCTACAGGACTTTTTGCAGTTTTTGAAGCAGGGCTTTTAAAAATGAAGTGCCATATTATTGACGCACTTCCACAACCAGGAGGGCAATTGGCCGAACTTTATCCGAAGAAACCTATTTTTGATATTCCAGGGTATCCTTCAGTAAACGCTGGAGAATTAGTGGATAATTTGATGGAGCAGATCAAGCAGTTTCAACCAGGATTTACTTTGGGGGAAACAGCAGTTTCTTATACCAAGGTAGATGATGAATGGTTTGAAGTCGTTACTAACAAAGGTACTGTTCATAGATGTAAAGCTATTGCTATTGCAGGTGGATTGGGTACTTTCGAACCTAGAAAACCTACTTTCGAAAATGTAGCTGATTATGAAGAAAAAGGACTTGAATATTTCGTTAAAGAACCTGAGCACTTCAGAAATAAAAAAGTAGTAATCGCCGGAGGGGGAGATTCTGCCCTTGACTGGAGTATTTTCCTTTCTAATGTAGCTAGCGAAGTCACTTTGATCCACAGAAGAAATGAGTTCAGAGGAGCTTTGGATTCTGTAGAAAAAGTTCAGGATCTGAAAAACGAAGGGAAAATCAAGTTGATTACCCCTGCTGAAGTTACTGGTATCAGAGGGGATGGAAAAGTAGAAGCCATCACTGTACAAAAAGATGGTGAAGATGCTTTTGAAATTGAAACAGATTATTTCATTCCATTATTCGGATTGACTCCAAAATTGGGTGAGATCGGAAACTGGGGATTAAATATTGAAAAGAATGCGATTGTGGTAAACAACGCTCTTGATTATCAGACAAACATTGAGGGTATCTACGCAATCGGAGATATCAATACCTATCCGGGTAAATTAAAATTGATCCTTTGTGGTTTCCACGAGGCTACTTTAATGTGTCAAAGTGTTTATAACAGATTGAATCCTGGCAAAAAATTCGTATTAAAATATACTACAGTAAGTGGAGTAGACGGATTTGACGGAAGCCGTAAAGAAGCAGAGAAGGCTGTTGTGAAAAAAATTGACTAA
- the pheS gene encoding phenylalanine--tRNA ligase subunit alpha, producing the protein MIEKIEELLIEVNGFNATSKEEIENFRIKYNGKKGVLNDFFEKFKEVPNDQKKEFGQKINTLKQAVAVKLEDLKTASASSVVIEKEDLTRPAFPLDLGSRHPINLVKNRIIEIFKSIGFAVADGPEIEDDWHNFTALNLPEYHPARDMQDTFFIEQNPDILLRTHTSSVQTRYMEENQPPIRILSPGRVFRNEAISSRSHCIFHQIEGLYIDENVSFADLKQTIQFFTTELFGKSKIRMRPSYFPFTEPSAEIDVYWGLNSETDYRITKGTGWLEIMGCGMVDPAVLKNVNIDSEKYSGYAFGMGIERITMLLYQMSDIRMFFENDIRSLEQFKTL; encoded by the coding sequence ATGATAGAAAAGATAGAAGAACTACTGATCGAAGTAAACGGCTTCAATGCTACCTCTAAGGAAGAGATAGAGAACTTCCGTATCAAGTACAACGGTAAAAAAGGAGTTCTGAATGATTTTTTTGAAAAATTTAAAGAAGTTCCTAACGATCAGAAGAAAGAATTCGGACAGAAGATCAATACTTTGAAACAAGCTGTTGCTGTGAAATTGGAGGACCTGAAAACAGCTTCTGCATCTTCTGTTGTGATAGAAAAAGAAGATCTTACTAGACCGGCATTTCCACTAGATCTGGGATCAAGACATCCGATCAACCTGGTTAAAAACAGAATTATTGAAATCTTTAAATCCATTGGATTTGCAGTAGCAGATGGTCCTGAGATTGAAGATGACTGGCATAACTTTACCGCATTGAATCTTCCGGAATATCACCCGGCAAGAGATATGCAGGATACGTTCTTCATTGAGCAGAATCCGGATATTCTTTTGAGAACGCATACTTCTTCTGTACAGACTCGTTATATGGAAGAAAACCAGCCGCCTATCAGGATTTTATCTCCGGGAAGAGTGTTCAGAAATGAAGCAATTTCTTCACGTTCTCACTGTATCTTCCATCAGATTGAAGGATTGTATATTGATGAGAATGTAAGTTTTGCAGACTTAAAGCAAACAATCCAGTTCTTTACTACTGAGCTTTTCGGAAAATCTAAAATCAGAATGAGACCTTCTTATTTCCCATTCACTGAGCCAAGTGCTGAGATTGATGTATATTGGGGATTAAACTCTGAAACTGACTATAGAATTACCAAAGGTACAGGATGGTTAGAAATCATGGGTTGTGGTATGGTAGATCCTGCCGTATTAAAGAATGTAAATATTGATTCTGAGAAATATTCAGGATACGCATTTGGAATGGGTATTGAAAGAATTACCATGCTTCTTTACCAAATGAGTGATATCAGAATGTTCTTCGAAAATGATATAAGATCCTTGGAGCAATTCAAGACATTATAA